The stretch of DNA CATGGCGAGCGCAATAGCTCCTCAGGCCATGATCTCGATTGAGAGGCCGGGCCTGAACAGGAGAGGCGTGCACCACAACTCATGGGGGCGGTCGATATCGGATATCACTGCATGCGTCGACGAACTCTTCCTGGAGCTGCGAAGGCGCGGCACTCTCACGGTGGCCATAGGTGATCTCGGAAACGAACTGGGGATGGGGTGCATTTCCGATACCGTGGAGTGGATGACGCCATTCGGCAGGGAATGCTCCTGTCCGTGCGGGGGCGGCATGGCCTGTTCCATTGAGTCAGACGTGACAGTCGTCGGTTCCGTATCCGACGACGTTGCCTACGGCATACTCGCATGCATGGCCCACCTGAGCGGGCAGCCTGAGGTGCTTCCCAGCCCAGAACTGGGCCTCGCGGTGCTCGACGCTGCGGTAGCCGCCGGCGCTGTCGACGGGCTGACTGGAGAGAGATCCGCCTCCATCGACATGCTTGACGCGTATGTACATTCATCCATCCTTCAGCTGCTCAAGGCGATCCTGGATTACGCCGACCGTCATACATCTCTTCGGCCTGAGTTCCTAACGCATCTGGCTTCGTTTCAATAGTGCGACGCCCGCGGCAGGACTGAGTCTTCTAGCGTCGTATTCAGTACCCAAGCGCAATCGTGAGGGCAATGCGGATTTCTGGGATGGCATGTCAGTACGGTTGCGCTGTTGGGTTCAATTGGCCAGAATAAAGGAGGACTGCCGAATGCGAAGGTACTGGATCGCTGCAATGTGCTGCCTACTCGTGGGTATCATGGTTGGAACGCCGGTGCTGTGCGCACAAGTGGATGCGCACGCCCCGAAAGACACTGTCGCGGAGCACGGCATGGTAGCAGCCGCTCATCCTCTTGCCTCGATGGCGGGGGTCGAGATCTTAAGATCAGGCGGAAATGCAATCGATGCTGCAGTAGCTGCTGCACTCGCGCTCAACGCGGTTGAACCGAACGCGTCCGGCCTCGGGGGCGGCGGTTTCATGGTGATCCGTTTCGCCAAGACTGGCGAGGTGGCAGTAATCGACTACAGAGAGAAAGCGCCGGCATCGTCCACGAAGGACATGTACGCTTCCGACCAGGCCAAGAAGGAGCGATGGACCGTACTTGGCGGGAAGTCGGTTGGCGTTCCAGGCGCCGCTAAAGGCCTGGAAACCGCGCTTCAGAAATTCGGCACGATGACCTTCGGGCAGGCAGCTGCTCCCGCGATCAAACTCGCGGAAGAAGGATTCGTGGTGTCGCCGATGCTCAGCGGGCTGATCAAAGACAACTACGACAAGATCGTTCAGTACAACAATCCTGATGATGTTCCGTATCTCCGGGATGGCCTTGCGCTGGAGCCAGGCGATATCCTCAAGAACCCCGAGCTTGGACAGACCCTGAGGCTTATCGCAGAGAAGGGCTCTGATGCGATATACCACGGTCCGATAGGCGAGAAGATGGTTGCGGCGGTGAACCGAAACGGCGGGAACATGACGATGCAGGATTTTGCCGACTATACTGCCGTCATGAGGGAGCCGGTGCGCGGCAACTATAGGGGATATGAAATCATCTCCATGCCTCCGCCGAGCTCTGGCGGCACTCACTTGATTCAGATATTGAACGTGATGGAGAACTTCGACGTGAAGGCCATGGGTCACAACTCACCTCAGTACATACACACCCTGGCTGAGACGCTCAAGATGGTTTTCGCCGACAGAGGC from Clostridia bacterium encodes:
- a CDS encoding DUF4392 domain-containing protein, with product MSTACAAAQIIAENVDSLVTIDFHARGIVEPIYRAARARQGGQPLAYRAALALAGACAPSEGGIYARPTVIIGTGFMIRAAGAPETDGITGAALLARGLTMAHRAIPLIVSEEAAIDVLQAACSAAGLAPAIVRNGAGDEMQVASAVEAFRCGADVGVPPVVLVSFPLDRNKALAAAQSMASAIAPQAMISIERPGLNRRGVHHNSWGRSISDITACVDELFLELRRRGTLTVAIGDLGNELGMGCISDTVEWMTPFGRECSCPCGGGMACSIESDVTVVGSVSDDVAYGILACMAHLSGQPEVLPSPELGLAVLDAAVAAGAVDGLTGERSASIDMLDAYVHSSILQLLKAILDYADRHTSLRPEFLTHLASFQ
- the ggt gene encoding gamma-glutamyltransferase, with product MRRYWIAAMCCLLVGIMVGTPVLCAQVDAHAPKDTVAEHGMVAAAHPLASMAGVEILRSGGNAIDAAVAAALALNAVEPNASGLGGGGFMVIRFAKTGEVAVIDYREKAPASSTKDMYASDQAKKERWTVLGGKSVGVPGAAKGLETALQKFGTMTFGQAAAPAIKLAEEGFVVSPMLSGLIKDNYDKIVQYNNPDDVPYLRDGLALEPGDILKNPELGQTLRLIAEKGSDAIYHGPIGEKMVAAVNRNGGNMTMQDFADYTAVMREPVRGNYRGYEIISMPPPSSGGTHLIQILNVMENFDVKAMGHNSPQYIHTLAETLKMVFADRGAFMADTDFVKVPVKGLASKEYAKTQADQIKPDKAMAEFRPGEPQKYEHESTTHLTVIDQQGNIVALTQTINYFFGSGVMATGTGLMMNDEMDDFSTNPASVSAPEPGKRPLSSMSPTIILKDGKPFMALGTPGATRIFPSLAQIIMNVIDFGMGLDEAIEVPRVWSSSSAGKPGAVAVESRIPVETREALQALGHKVDVKGDWDSYYGACQAIMLDQSTGLIYGAADSRRLGEAIGF